The window GAAAATTCAATTCCCCTTTTGATTTCATATGGTTCATAGAAGTATCACTTCAAATGGGGTCGAACATGCAATCCCCAGCTTCATATGGGCCTTACCAACATATTACAAACTTCTAGTGAGACATATTGCCATTTCCATGCAAGCCAAGCAGCAGAAAATCTCTTGATTAGAAAGGAAGTGCAAAAATACATGCGTCTCACCCAGAAGAACGGGACGGTTGAGAATAAAGTAGTTGTATTCAGATTCAATCAATTAGTGATAATATGGGTATATTCGGTATCTTACATGATTTCTTCATCCAATATTTGTCATTATATTGTCGAATGAGCATGTGCTATACAGAGATCTTACTACAGTGTTGTGTTAAATTCAGTACAATTTTAAACCAATTAGAAACTGTTATATAAGCAattcatatttcaaaaaaaaaaaaactcattttatcGTTTTGTATATTTAATCCTCACGTCTCATTAATTTTTGATACAGTTAACTCATTTGGACTACGATTTTTTTTTCGAGTTTTTTGTAAAAAACAAAttataacgatttgatgtaCAAAGATGAAAaagtgatttaaaaaaaatgtgttaATGGGATATCtcagaagattttttttttgtgaaaactcaTAGTTCAAACACCCGACATTTAGGAATCCTTCCGTTTCAATTATTTTGTCATGTTTTAAGGACGTTTGTACTTATCTTTTCAATCTTACTctaacaaattcaaaatttgaatttgaatggtAATATACATTTGATAAAAAGAAAGATTATATTAAAAGAAGAgatcaaaaaatattttgattttttcaacataaaaaatattttaaaatagcCTAAAATAGAGAATATAATTCTTTCAGCATTTGAACCAATAATAATTTACTATACGCACTGTTGCTTGTTGCGAGTCACCGATATATCGTTAAATCGGTGACCGCCTTTGACTAGGTGGACATAATCTTGGGCCCAATTTCATAACTACGCTGTAGAAAAACTGAAAGCAATAATTTCACCTTCAACTGTTCTTCTCTTTCAGCATATTCAGGCAATCAAATCTAAGCCTTAATACCCTCAAGATTTCATTCTCCAAAGGTATTTAGGTTAGAATTAGGGTGGATGACCTATATGATCTCACAATACAGGAAAAAATCTAAGCAGAGGGATCCAACCTTTAATCATAAGAAACCGCCCTACAAATGTTAGCAAATCAAGCTGATCTGACCAAATTTGGAGTGCATAATCTAAGTCCTAAATGAAAGAGAGTGGACTATGACACTATGAGTATTACTCTTAAAAGCAGATCTGAAACCACACTTCCACTCAGCATTGTTTTGTCTAATTGTGCAAAAGATAGCCCCACAAAATATATTAGGGggagagatagagagaaagggaccaaagagagagagagagagagagagagagagaggaagatacAAGGACTAGACTAGTGAGCGATGAGAGGAGAGATATAGCaggaaagaaacaaaggaaagaaagaaacaaagaaaagaaagaagaaaagagagagagaaaggttTTCCTTTCCCCAAGGCTGCTGCCTGCTGCCTGCTGCCTGCTGCAGGTTGCACTGCAAACCAAAAGTTGTGGTTCTTAGTTTTAAGACCTCTGTGGCTGTGTTTTGGTGTGTTTGCTGCACCCAAAGCAAAATTTGTTTTTGGCCCCTCCCACCTCCTCTTCCCACCAACCCCCCTCCATCTTCTTCCTCAATCCCATCACTTCCATCCAACCAAGCTTTGACTACCCACTCTCTCTACTAGCATCAGTCTGGTCTATCTTCTTCCTCCCCATCCACAACACCATCTTCTCTGGCAAAATCTGTGACCATATATTCTAGTAGAAAGATGGTGGTGGACActatggttaaaaaaaaaaaagtaaaaaacttGGATAAATAATCAACACAACCTAAAAAGGGCTCCAACAAATAGTACTctattaaaagaattaaaattagatattaaaaaaattattccttttcttgtaaATAACCTTTATTCAATAATTACACACATAGGGGGGGCATATTAATGATTACACAAATATAACTCCACACAAGTCTCCAACCCATCATTACCTTTTATAACATGGTTAAATCTTAGCCACCTCTTCCTACTAATTCCCCAAAATAAGCACGCATCTCCTTCGTTTTCCCTCTgtcatttctctctctctctctctctctctctctcccccctctTTCTTCTCCCCCCttatcttttgttttctcaaaCGTATTTTTCAGTCTTCTCTTTTACTCACTCACTATTTAAAACCCTTCCCTCATTCTCTCTCACCTTCCTTCTCCCCCTCTCTttccctcttctctctctctctctctctctctctctctcctcgaAAATAAGAAGTTCCCAAAGAGAAAAGAGGGGAAAACCAGAAGGCCCTCTTCTCTACAGATGGAGTTGTAGTAGTTTTTAGTaccagtacttttttttttttggagtagtTTTTGCTGTttaatagtagtagtagtagtagaagTGGTAGCAGCAGCCCTTTCCCTGCACTTCTTCgccttcaacttcaacttcaacttcaacgCTCTCTTTCTTACTTCACTCGGTCTCATTCTCTGTCTGTCTCTCTCTGTCTGTGTGTCTCACATAGTAGTAACAGACACTAAAATAGGAGTCATCATGGATACTTATGAAGCAACAAAAATAGTGCTGTCGAGGATCCAAAGTTTGGATCCAGAAAACGCTTCAAGAATCACAGGTTATATACTGATACAAGACCAGGGAGAGAAAGAGATGATAAGATTGGCCTTCAGTCCAGAATCCCTTTTGCACTCTTATGTCAACCAAGCCAAAGCTTGTTTAGGAATTTCGTCAAACACTTGTTCTACACCCTCCACACCTTCCTCTCCTTCCCCTTTTAGCAGCAACAGTAATCCCATCCCAAGTTCTAGGCCCAACCCATTTTCCCAGACATCCCCTAGAAtcattatcccaaataataatAGGTTCCATTTGGGGGCAAACAACACCACCTCTTCACCCTCTTCCCCATGGTCTACTTCTTCGAGAAGCTCTAgatcagcagcagcagcagcgtCTTATGCTGCTGTGGTTAATGGAGGTGGGGGAGGGTCTACTAATACTGCTTCTGGGTCCTCAAGTCCTTCACTCTCTTTGCCCTTTTTCAACAATAATGGTAGTGATTTGAGTGGTGATGAGTTTGGGAACATTCAAGTTCAAGATCAGTTGTCATTTCTTGAGGAATCTTTGGATCCAATTGTTAGCCCCAGTGGAAGGAGTGATTCTGTGCTTTTTCCTTATGGGAATTGCGAGGACAGCCCGGCCCACCATCACCACCAGCAGTTACATAGGAGGAGCTGTTCTGTTAATGATGTTTTTCTTGGTGGTGATGACGCTGGAGGTGGTGGAAATGGTGGGTTTGGTTGGAGACCATGTTTGTATTTTGCAAGAGGCTTTTGCAAGAATGGCAACAGTTGCAAGTTCCTGCATGGTGGTGGTGATTCTACTTCACCTGATAGTGGTGGTGGTCTTGGGCCTATGATGGTGGGGTCTCCAAGCAAGATTGATGGCATTGATGAGTTGCTTAGACTCAAGGCCCTTCAGCAGCAGAGGTTTGCTGCTGCTCAGCAGCTACTGGCATCTGGGGCGCCTCCCCCTTTTGCTTACAACAAGTGCATGAACTTCTTGAACGATAATCAGAGGTATGTTTTCCCCAAAAGGCACAATCTTGAACATTTTGAGTGTAAAGTTGGTGACTGTAGTTCATTATTAGTACTAATTGGTACTAGTTTTGTGTTTCTCCGATTGCATTGTGCCTGTGTTCCTAATAATTTCGATTAGGTATACGAGACACAGTTTTATTTTTGGTTCATAGTTTAACTGCTTTAATGGCACTTTTTTGTGTACCTGTGTGCATGTGCTGGCTTTTGTGTTAATTGAACACCATAGTTAGAGGCTTGTCGGACCAAGTTTGGTTGCTTTACCCATAGGCTGGAAAGATGGCTCTTTTTGCTTCAAGTCGTACCTCAGTTTGAGATGAAGTCaatgttataattttttggcAAATGGCCTTAGGATTGGTTTAAAGTCGCTGTCTTGATGTTAACATGATTCTACATTTTAGATCCGCTGCCGCTGCATTGATGATGGGTGATGAATTCCACAAATTTGGTCGGTGTCGACCAGATAGGAGTGAATTTTCGGCAATGGGATTGGGAGGAAGTGCTAGTTCAGCTTCCCGACAGATTTACTTGACTTTTCCTGCTGATAGCACATTCAAGGAAGAGGATGTTTCTAATTACTTTAGGTAACCTGTTCATACCTGGTGGattgtttttgaatttttactCTAGGTGTTAAGATTTAGCTAAAGATTATTGCTTCTTTAATTTGTTTCTGAAGCATGTTTGGGCCAGTGCAAGATGTTAGAATCCCGTATCAACAAAAAAGGATGTTTGGATTTGTTACATTTGTCTACCCGGAGACTGTGAAGCAGATCTTGGCCAAAGGAAATCCACATTTTGTGTGTGATTCGCGAGTGCTTGTCAAGCCCtacaaagaaaaaggaaaagtccCCGACAAGTATGTAAACTTCCTTCTACTCATTTTTTGTTGCACGAAGTCTTTATTGTCTTCTAGGAATAATTGGGGGCATTTCTGTGGATGAATGTGCAGGAAGCAGCATCAACAGCAACAGCCGCATCTGGATAGAGGAGATTTTTCTGGGTGTTTGAGTCCTTCAGGACTCGAGTCTAGGGAACCCTATGACCTTCCCTTCGGTGAGAAACAAGAACCTTTACATGTTACCATTTGCTAATTGAACTCTATACCTATCCAATTCTTTTTAATGTCATTAAGGTGCAAGGATGTTTTATAATACACAAGAAATACTGTTGAGGAGAAAGCTAGAGCAGGAGGCAGAATTGCATCAAGCGCTTGAGTTTCAGGGAAGAAGGCTGTTTAATATGAGATTTATGGAAAAGAATCAGGGTCAACAATTGCAGCCTGGCACATTGCAAGGTGTTTCCATCCCTTCTCCAAGTCAGCCTCTGTCTCAAATCAATCAAGATCTCATTCTTCCATCTGATGGCATCAATTTAGAAGTTCCAGAAGGTTGGCACTCTTAAAAGAGTCTTGTGATGTTTGTTGCAGGTTTAGCTTGAGGCTTTGTGCATTAAGAAGTTACTTGAGTTTATTTTTGTTGCAGAGGTTAATGGTAACCTAGAAGCTGCTAACTCTCCTCCAGCTACAACTGATGAGCGGGTGCTTCAGGAAGCATCTGAAGCTCTCAGCAGCGGTAGTGACTCTGGTAACAAAGAAGAGAACACCAAGGTTGAAGAATCTGATACACATGAAAGGTATCAAATTCAGTTTTGCATGAGATGTTAAATTAATCGGCTTGGACATTTGTATTATTATAGGCACTCACGCATGTTGTTTGCATTCCTCTCTCTGCTTCCTTTATGAATTAAGTGTTGCTTTTTACCtgatgaaattcaaattttcctgGAAGCAGCTTGGAGAACATTCTTCCTGATAACCTCTTTGCTTCTCCGACTAAATCAACTGCTGAACTCCACTCCTCATTTGCTACACCTTCAGCTAGTGCTGATGAAATTTCCCCAATAACATCATCTTCTAACTACATCCCAATGCTGGCCCCAACTCCTACCCTTAGCATGGCTTCTCTTAAATCATGTTACTTCCAAATGCCAAGGTATACTCCCACTTCGACCGTGCATCTATTCTTTATGTTACTGTCTGATGGTAGTTAAAAGTTATTGGTATTATTATTGACCAGGTTTTCATCTGGGCAAGAAGCCACTGAAATTTAGGTGCTAGGAGTGAAAGATGGCTAGCAAGGAGTGTTTAACTTTAGCTTTTGGTAAGAGGACTGTTTTTGGATTCTTAATTTGATTCATGCAAATCCATATATTTGTTTCACTTGGAAGAATTCTTCGTTTGTTAGATTTTTTGACCTTTGCTTTTTTCTCCTTTGTGCAGAAAAAGTTGAGTAGCTAGCATATACAAGAAGTAAAAGTCCTCTAGCTGTATAGCCAAACCATACCCACAACAGAAGAAAAGATCTGTAAGGAAGATCTCCCCAAGATTATTGTCATCATCAATACCATACTACTTACAACAATACATAATGCATACATAAAGGACAGATGAACTGATTTATGGGAGTGGGGTCTATCTTTGTTTAATTTGTACCCTCTCTGTAGTAGTGTGCTGGACCACACAGAACAATAGTAGCATAACAAAGGCAGTAGTAACTTTTTATCATACAATATGTTTATTTACTCTTCTTTCCTCGtcgtttttgcattttttttccccacGTTATATAGTAGCTTGCaaggaaaccaaaaaagaaaagaaaagaaaaatctggGATAGAAGTAATTGCCCTGACGTCTCTTGTGAAAGAGGGGGTTTAGAGATATATCATGCACTGAACCAGCTGCACCGTACCAAGGAAGCCTAAAGGAGCTGAATGCCTACCATAGCTACTTGACCCAGCGTTCAAACCCGAAAGGGTAAACAAGTGGTTAAGACTGAAGCAAAGGCTGAAAGCTGTATTTTTTCTGTCACTCTTTATGGTTCAATTGCTTCTGTTGCATGACAGCCTTTCTTCATCACGTTGGATCATCTTACAAAGTACACGAGGATGATGGTTTTGACTATTCGCCCCCAACcaatttaattaagaaaaaaaaaagaaagtaaaaattcGAAAGGATGGTAGAAAGAAAAGGGTGTTCTTTTATGCGATTAAAGGCTACTTTAGGGGACACTCTTTTGTCTCATTTTGTGGTTTCTTTTAGGTTGGGCATGAAGGGGGAGGGCCACTAGTTCACATGGGTGCTGACAGTATTTGAATGGGTATCAGGGTACAACACTCCTTTCACTTTCAGCCCTTAGCCTGATTCAGATATAAATATATGTTTTTGgccttttgttttatgggtACTGGTGCCCCTttgttttggtatttttttttcctttctttacttttATATTCCATGGGGCACATGTGCTCCAAATTCTGAGACCCCCCACCCCTTTCCCTCTTCATAAATTTGTCTTGTCACCAAAATTATGGTCTAAAGAGAGAAATATGCTGATATGGTAAAAATGAACTTTAGATCCACTGAAAAAAAGTTGCAGTTAAAACTCACTCCCTACTGTTAAAGTGTAAAACCCAATCTCCTACACCTACTCCTCTTTCCATTTTGGATTAGCTTCACTGGAAATGAAATCCCATGACTTGGATCTGTGTTTTCTTTCTCATGATTCCCTTTTTGTGTTGCTTAGACCAGCTATATATTACTATGTAGTGGTACAATTTGGAGGCAAAAGGAAGTTTGACACCTGGATGAGGGTACATTAATATTTTACTTTGATGTTTGTTGGGGGGCCTTATCCTGTACTTTGACTAAGATTCCCTTAAAGACCTCTGCTTTCTATGTTGAGGGCAAATTAGTCATACAACATGGGGTAGGCCAAAAGTTAATGATTTGCCGGACCAAATTTGTAATAATTTACTGGGCCTTAATCCTTTGCGCATATAACTGATGAGTCCAGTTGTTGATgtcttaattttcttttattaaaaTGTCTTCAAGTCTGTACTAGAGAAGTGAGaagctgaaaaaaaaatttttttttgggggaaggAAGCAGAGGAAACTGCACTGACTATAGAAGCAAAGGAAACTTGAGTACTTGCTTGGACTTTAATTCAATCTTCAAACTATTAAATAATGCTCCATTGTCTTCGACGAGAGTTGTCAAAATGAGTGATTTTTGACGGGTTGAAATGAGTAATGGATACAAGTGAATCAATTCATTTATactcatttaattagatgggtataaatgagtaaatcaaaaaatgagttgggtaacccaattactcatttataattcatttattttaactttttgtaaatttattttatttttgcaaactaaattattaatttatatcaCTTTTTACACCCataattagttttaaatatttacctATAATGCTCAATAAGTCTAATTATCAAATTTTTTCATCCATGCTCAACtttgcaaaattacatactatttaataattaaataataagaatataaaaaaatttgaactaagtaccatgaaagttaacataaaaacttagTCCAAAAACTTTGAATCTCTTGCAATTTTTTTCATGTgtcaatttaaaatttcattttgaaaaagtaGTAAATGAGACTAAAGTTTGTTATATATTGGTAATGTTGAAACATGAGCAAGTTGATAAACtacgagaaaataaaatgataagataaaattaacaaataataatattaaatgaaacaaaaatcGTTAACATCATCACAAAATGAAGAATCTaagtaaaaaaaatcaagtaggATATCTATTTGCATAAAAAATGCATCAAATATTTGTTAAGACTGAAAAATAAAACATTCTACTATATACAAGGTTTCAGCAATATTAAATAATGCACTGACTACAGAAGCAGAGGAAACTTGAGTACTTGCTTGGACTTTAATTCAATCTTAATACTATTAAATAATGCTCCATTGTCTTCCATACTACGAACAGTTAATTTTCAatttgcactttttttttttgtttttgatctaCAGGACatactatttcttttttctcttttcttttgaaaaatgttAATCACATCCCTTTTTTTGTTAATTGCActgctataattttttttatcatagagtctaataaatgaaaatcataTAATGAAAATGACAGTGAGAGTCtgattagcaaaaaaaaaagggataatttcagaaacctcccctgaggtttctgacatttacacttacctcccctgtggtttgaacaattacacagacctcccctgaggttattAATCatttacaaattcagtccaaatgattaaaatattattttagaaagtgaaattagaattttgtaccagaTTTGTCCTTTGTATCATATGTCCAATGAATGgcaaagtattacaaattaattaacaattaataaactttaacgaGCGTAATTTATAGGCAAATATgtattacctatttaaagtaccagctctttacatgtattttactttcaaatatttactttatcacaaatatttattctcaaatacagatttgtatttactctcaaatatttaatttttgttaaatacaaaacctaccagtttttcttccgtagaaatattaatataacattttttcaattttagttacaaatgtttatgtatttaacataaattaaatgattcagaataaaatactcataaagagctaatactttactcatgtaatggatgaaagccataaaaaattaacattttataggtcatttcttttttgttaaattttaatttatattaaatagataacctatcgattttctttttgcaagaatattattgtaacaccttttaatttttaattacaaatatttatatatttattatagattaaatatttaaaaataaaatacctGTAAAGAGACGGTACTTTAAATAAGTTATGCGTATTTGCCTCTAAACTACACTCCTTACTTAAATCAATAAACTACACTTCTTAACTTAAATCAATAAATTATACTCCTTGCTTTAAATagtgtagtttataggcaaatacgcatatcctatttaaagtatcggctctttacagatattttattttcaaatatttaatttatgataaatatattaacatttgtaattaaaaattaaaaagtgttacaaataatattcttgcaaaaaaaatcagtaggttatctatttaatataaattaaatattttttaaaaaataaatggcctcataaaatattaattttttatggttttcatccattacatgagtaaagtattgactttttatggatattttatcttgaataatttaatttatgttaaatacataaatatttataactaaaattgaaaaagtgttatattaatatttctacaGAAGAAAAATTGGTAGGTTTTgtgtttaacaaaaattaaatgtttgagagtaaatacaaatctgtatttgagaataaatatttgtaataaagtaaatatttgaaagtccGTAAAGAGTTGATACTTTAAATATGTAATAcatatttgcctataaactacgcttcttaaagtttattaattattaattaatttgtaacaCTTTAtaattcattggacatgtaacACAAAGcacaaatcaggtacaaaattctaatttcactctctaaaataatattttaattatttggactgaatttgtaaatgattagtaacctcaggggaggtcagtgtaattgtttaaaccacaggggaggtaagtgtaaatgtcagaaacctcaggggaggtttctgaaattatcccaaaaaaaaataaagtgcgattaacatttttctttcttttttgttggcCTTTTGCTTTGTCTCCCTGGGCTTAAGCCATGATGGTTCTACAGATGCAACAGATGTTGCACAAattatcaaaagaaaaggtgCTCACAAGGCATACCCTATGGGCTATTCATCTGCGATAGTGGGCTTTAACTCGAATGGTACCATTTCAAGGCCTTTTTTGAACGAAGAAATTGGCTATTTGTCCTCGTTCAAGCAACTCCCAAGCAAAGAGTAGTCATCAACTCAAATGCAAATCAAGGAACTGATGGCCCATTTCATGTGGCTCTATTCTTCTAAGATTATACATGGAGAGAAATATATTTAGGAAGATTATACATGCATACTTTATTTTTTCAAGTAGTCAGTGCTTTTATTTTTCCGTTGCTATATGGAGAGAAATGCCGGAGAGACCATGCAATTAGATCAAGTTGAGATCACCATGATGTTGGTAAGCCGtgatagaaaacaaaaaacattAGCCAATTCAGATGGCTCTGGAGTGATTTCTATTGGTTACTTAGTTGTAATGGCAATATTAGGggatcacaaaaaaaaaaaaaaaaaaaagaagggcaCGGTGGAGGGGGTTCTAAAAGGTGATGGAATCTTGAAAATGCAACTATGTTTTAGGAATATGTAGGAAAAAAGgtggaaaataaaaatggggAAAATAAAACAGAGTTGAAGGGGGGTTGCATTTTATAAATGCATGTAACTATAACATGTCCATTCTTAAATATAGATATTCAATCTTAAGAAAACTACCTTCCTAGAAATAGTATGTTGTTTCTcaatcaataattcaaacaaaatttcacttttacaACTTATTTTGAGCAATCATGACAAGTGTAAGATTTCAATATTAAGGGTCTCATGCAAATAACTTCCTAGTAAGATATAGAAGGTATGCAGTCACATTTTGTACTACATGCAAAAGCTATTGATAAGAATTTAATGCAAACTTGGAAAGTTCATCAAGAAATATCGACAGGGGATGGAAACCATCAAGCTGGAGGACGGTAGGGGCAGAGGGAATTTTAACGTTAAGTATCCCGTCTGGAGAGTATGTTCGCAAGAATGAAACTCAAAGGAGTTGATTTCAATTGATTTGGTAGACTGATACGAACCCGGCTGAAAGTATGAACTCGTATCCCACCAAAGCCTGGATCTAGATGAAGAAATCAAGTTGGAGTGCAGAATAACACTTGACCAATCTAAACCTTAAAATTATGAACCTTGAATTGAATCTCAACCCACAATCGAATGATTTAGTGAACCAATGTTATcggtagaagaacgccacaactAAAATgtgtacttgattgataagtccaAATTGAATAActgaagaaaactctcaaacaTTCAAGAAAAGCTCTCTTGGACAAGAGAAGTGAATAAAACTCAGAATTTTGATGTAAAATCTGATTAGCACCCCAAAACATTTGGAAGgactaggctatttatagcctcaCATGGACTCAAAAACCTAATTGAACTTGGACTCAACTAAAGGACTTAAAACTCTAATTAAAAGTCGGCTCCTAAGAGATCAAATCTGTCCGATTCTAATTCAACTAAATAAACTACCTAACCAACTAAACTAAGTACTAGAATTCGGCCTTCCTATTGATCAAATATGAACGAATTCTTACGCTACAAGAAATGACTCAAACCAGCAAGGATAGTGACAATAAAACCCTTGCTTAACAATACTAATTCAACAACTTTGAAACTTCATGGATTCGAGCTTGCTCTCAAAGTTGCTTCACTTGAATCAAGGACTTGAATTAGAGCACCTTAAAGCTTCAAAATCTGTTTTGAACGTCAATTGGTACATGAAAGGTGTTGCTAATTTTTCATTTCGCATCACAGACTCTAATATAATTATTTCTAGATTGGCTTCCAGCCTACTCAAATTAGAGAAAAGTAATTGAGAATGGAGAAATTAGGCATTATCACaaacttgaagaaaaatggctaTAGTAATCCAATCATCATAATTAtaagggttaaataccaaaaacccccaTGTGGTTTGactaatgttcactttacctccctatggtttggaaacctacaattaACTCCCTGTCGTTTCAACTAAAGTGAAAGTCTAACAGAAAACATCTACAATAACGGTATTCTGTCAGATTTTCACTTTAGGTGAAACGACAGTGAGTTAAATTGCAGGttccaaaccatagggaggtaaagtgtacatttggcaaaccacaggggggtttttggtattttactcATTCTCAAATGCACGAAACATTCTTCCAAAGGTTTGACTTATAGAGGggcaattttgatattttcctTTCAGACGTTAGTTTACATGTTTTCCGTCAGActtttactttagttgaaacgacGGGGAGCCAAATTGTAGATTTCCAAACCATATGAaggtaaagtgaacattagtCAAACCACAAGagggtttttggtatttaatcCTAATTATAACTTAAGACTTGGCTTACAAATTTAGGTGATAAAAACTTATAAACGTAAAACTGAGTCTAAATTGATGTGAAAACAATCCAATTTAACTATATGTTCAAAAGaataatttattttctaaatgtTTACATTCAATAAGCATAACCGATATTTATGAAATAGcatctatttttatttataCTAATGACATGGAAAGAATTAATTAACAATAAGAATTAGATTTATAGTGATTCATAGTTAAacttatgtatgtatgtgtatgtgtatgtgtacatatatatagtTATCCTTCATTTTCAAGGCAACAAAATGAGATGGAGTATGAGGTTTTACTTATGAAATTTGTcacaattgaaaaaaataatttcataatCACTTAAGTAATAGTAATGTTTTgttttgttcaaaaaaaatttatgagatctctaaattttagaaagattGCTGATTTGGCACCTCATAATTAGGATTATGTATTCCATGAAGGAACAAGCATTAGTCTTCGGGTacatgtccttttttttttaaactaaaaaaGCATTATATGTAACTCTCACACTATTATAATTTTCACCCAACTTTTTCAATGTTCAAATTTTATCGTTGAGACTTCTTTATTTAGCTTTCTAAGCAAAGACTTATTTCTTCCTTTTGATTATTGAGCTCCTTAATATTCTTTTTAGGCTTGTTGTATAGATTTTCTAACTCTAACAAGTTATTTGTTGAATTTGTAATATGGTTGTAAAAGTTTAAACTATTCTATAAGTCATAAAAAAGATGAAATGAAAACAGCAATAACTATGA is drawn from Coffea arabica cultivar ET-39 chromosome 1c, Coffea Arabica ET-39 HiFi, whole genome shotgun sequence and contains these coding sequences:
- the LOC113723674 gene encoding zinc finger CCCH domain-containing protein 46-like isoform X1 yields the protein MDTYEATKIVLSRIQSLDPENASRITGYILIQDQGEKEMIRLAFSPESLLHSYVNQAKACLGISSNTCSTPSTPSSPSPFSSNSNPIPSSRPNPFSQTSPRIIIPNNNRFHLGANNTTSSPSSPWSTSSRSSRSAAAAASYAAVVNGGGGGSTNTASGSSSPSLSLPFFNNNGSDLSGDEFGNIQVQDQLSFLEESLDPIVSPSGRSDSVLFPYGNCEDSPAHHHHQQLHRRSCSVNDVFLGGDDAGGGGNGGFGWRPCLYFARGFCKNGNSCKFLHGGGDSTSPDSGGGLGPMMVGSPSKIDGIDELLRLKALQQQRFAAAQQLLASGAPPPFAYNKCMNFLNDNQRSAAAALMMGDEFHKFGRCRPDRSEFSAMGLGGSASSASRQIYLTFPADSTFKEEDVSNYFSMFGPVQDVRIPYQQKRMFGFVTFVYPETVKQILAKGNPHFVCDSRVLVKPYKEKGKVPDKKQHQQQQPHLDRGDFSGCLSPSGLESREPYDLPFGARMFYNTQEILLRRKLEQEAELHQALEFQGRRLFNMRFMEKNQGQQLQPGTLQGVSIPSPSQPLSQINQDLILPSDGINLEVPEEVNGNLEAANSPPATTDERVLQEASEALSSGSDSGNKEENTKVEESDTHESLENILPDNLFASPTKSTAELHSSFATPSASADEISPITSSSNYIPMLAPTPTLSMASLKSCYFQMPRFSSGQEATEI
- the LOC113723674 gene encoding zinc finger CCCH domain-containing protein 46-like isoform X2, yielding MDTYEATKIVLSRIQSLDPENASRITGYILIQDQGEKEMIRLAFSPESLLHSYVNQAKACLGISSNTCSTPSTPSSPSPFSSNSNPIPSSRPNPFSQTSPRIIIPNNNRFHLGANNTTSSPSSPWSTSSRSSRSAAAAASYAAVVNGGGGGSTNTASGSSSPSLSLPFFNNNGSDLSGDEFGNIQVQDQLSFLEESLDPIVSPSGRSDSVLFPYGNCEDSPAHHHHQQLHRRSCSVNDVFLGGDDAGGGGNGGFGWRPCLYFARGFCKNGNSCKFLHGGGDSTSPDSGGGLGPMMVGSPSKIDGIDELLRLKALQQQRFAAAQQLLASGAPPPFAYNKCMNFLNDNQRSAAAALMMGDEFHKFGRCRPDRSEFSAMGLGGSASSASRQIYLTFPADSTFKEEDVSNYFSMFGPVQDVRIPYQQKRMFGFVTFVYPETVKQILAKGNPHFVCDSRVLVKPYKEKGKVPDKKQHQQQQPHLDRGDFSGCLSPSGLESREPYDLPFGARMFYNTQEILLRRKLEQEAELHQALEFQGRRLFNMRFMEKNQGQQLQPGTLQGVSIPSPSQPLSQINQDLILPSDGINLEVPEEVNGNLEAANSPPATTDERVLQEASEALSSGSDSGNKEENTKVEESDTHESLENILPDNLFASPTKSTAELHSSFATPSASADEISPITSSSNYIPMLAPTPTLSMASLKSCYFQMPSH
- the LOC113723674 gene encoding zinc finger CCCH domain-containing protein 46-like isoform X3 is translated as MDTYEATKIVLSRIQSLDPENASRITGYILIQDQGEKEMIRLAFSPESLLHSYVNQAKACLGISSNTCSTPSTPSSPSPFSSNSNPIPSSRPNPFSQTSPRIIIPNNNRFHLGANNTTSSPSSPWSTSSRSSRSAAAAASYAAVVNGGGGGSTNTASGSSSPSLSLPFFNNNGSDLSGDEFGNIQVQDQLSFLEESLDPIVSPSGRSDSVLFPYGNCEDSPAHHHHQQLHRRSCSVNDVFLGGDDAGGGGNGGFGWRPCLYFARGFCKNGNSCKFLHGGGDSTSPDSGGGLGPMMVGSPSKIDGIDELLRLKALQQQRFAAAQQLLASGAPPPFAYNKCMNFLNDNQRSAAAALMMGDEFHKFGRCRPDRSEFSAMGLGGSASSASRQIYLTFPADSTFKEEDVSNYFSMFGPVQDVRIPYQQKRMFGFVTFVYPETVKQILAKGNPHFVCDSRVLVKPYKEKGKVPDKKQHQQQQPHLDRGDFSGCLSPSGLESREPYDLPFGARMFYNTQEILLRRKLEQEAELHQALEFQGRRLFNMRFMEKNQGQQLQPGTLQGVSIPSPSQPLSQINQDLILPSDGINLEVPEEVNGNLEAANSPPATTDERVLQEASEALSSGSDSGNKEENTKVEESDTHERFSSGQEATEI